A single region of the Planctomycetia bacterium genome encodes:
- a CDS encoding CocE/NonD family hydrolase, which produces MSLPSATLRHLAVVVIHGAILCSAAPTFAQGPDYLRAHYVKREYRIPMRDGARLFTAVYSPKAVPTPPAGQPPTDRARPLLMIRTQSGLAPYGEERFPGSLGPSAHFARSGYIFVYQDIRGRWMSEGDFVAMRPHEPRKAGPRDVDESTDTYDTIEWLLKNVADHNGKVGHYGTSYRGWLAAAGMIDAHPALKAVSPQAPIGDMFTGDDWHHNGALFLNHTFFYMPIMGMARPRPFDTAPPRPDYGTPDGYDFFLKLGPLSNVDTRYYRGEVPYWNTIAKHPVYDDYWKSIRLVPHLKNIKPAVLIVGGWFDAEDLYGTLLTYRELEAQSPGTASTLVMGPWTHGGWNSGDGARLGPVSFGSATADYFREKIEFPFFEHHLKGRGAYEPPEALMFETGANRWHEHAVWPPRETTPITWHFHPRGKLATEPPADVAADAAFDEYVSDPAKPVPYIDKVGFRPLPEYMAADQRFAASRPDVLTYETESLDADLTLVGPLVADLRVSTSGTDADWVVKVIDVYPANTADPQPNPGDIRLGGYQQLVRAEIMRGKFRESLEQPQPFAPHEPTTVKFTLPDVYHTFRHGHKIMVQVQSSWFPLVDRNPQTFVDIYQAKESDFRKSVQRVYRSRMLSSRLSATRIP; this is translated from the coding sequence ATGTCGCTCCCTTCCGCCACGCTGCGGCACTTGGCCGTGGTCGTTATTCATGGCGCGATCCTTTGCTCGGCTGCGCCGACTTTCGCCCAGGGGCCCGACTATCTTCGGGCCCATTACGTCAAGCGCGAGTATCGAATTCCGATGCGCGACGGGGCCCGGCTCTTCACGGCCGTCTACTCGCCGAAAGCCGTGCCGACTCCGCCGGCCGGGCAACCGCCAACCGACCGAGCTCGGCCCCTCTTGATGATCCGCACGCAGTCGGGCCTCGCCCCCTACGGCGAAGAGCGATTTCCCGGCAGCCTCGGGCCGTCGGCGCACTTCGCGCGGTCGGGCTACATCTTTGTTTACCAAGACATTCGCGGGCGCTGGATGTCCGAAGGAGATTTCGTCGCGATGCGCCCGCACGAGCCGCGCAAAGCCGGCCCGCGCGACGTCGACGAAAGCACCGATACCTACGACACGATCGAGTGGCTGCTCAAGAACGTCGCCGACCATAACGGCAAGGTCGGCCACTACGGCACCTCCTATCGAGGTTGGCTGGCGGCGGCGGGAATGATCGATGCGCATCCCGCCCTGAAAGCGGTTTCGCCGCAAGCGCCGATCGGCGACATGTTCACAGGCGACGATTGGCACCACAACGGCGCGCTGTTTCTCAACCACACGTTTTTCTACATGCCGATCATGGGCATGGCTCGCCCTCGGCCGTTCGACACGGCGCCCCCTCGCCCCGACTACGGCACCCCCGACGGCTACGACTTCTTCTTGAAGCTCGGGCCTCTCTCGAACGTCGACACGCGTTACTACCGCGGCGAGGTTCCCTATTGGAACACGATCGCGAAGCATCCCGTCTACGACGACTACTGGAAATCGATCCGGCTGGTGCCGCACTTGAAGAACATCAAGCCGGCCGTGTTGATCGTCGGAGGTTGGTTCGATGCCGAAGACCTCTACGGCACGTTGCTCACTTACCGCGAGCTCGAAGCGCAAAGCCCCGGCACCGCGAGCACGTTAGTCATGGGCCCTTGGACGCACGGCGGCTGGAACTCCGGCGACGGTGCGCGACTCGGTCCCGTCTCGTTCGGCTCGGCGACCGCCGATTATTTTCGCGAGAAGATCGAGTTTCCGTTCTTCGAACACCATCTGAAAGGGCGCGGCGCTTACGAGCCGCCCGAAGCGCTGATGTTCGAGACCGGCGCAAATCGCTGGCACGAGCATGCCGTCTGGCCGCCGCGCGAGACGACCCCGATCACTTGGCACTTCCATCCTCGCGGCAAACTGGCGACCGAGCCGCCGGCCGACGTTGCCGCAGACGCGGCCTTCGATGAATACGTGAGCGATCCGGCCAAGCCGGTCCCCTATATCGACAAGGTCGGCTTTCGCCCGCTCCCTGAATACATGGCCGCCGACCAGCGCTTCGCGGCCTCGCGTCCCGACGTGCTTACCTATGAAACCGAGTCGCTCGACGCCGACCTCACGCTCGTCGGGCCGCTGGTCGCCGATCTGCGGGTCTCAACGAGCGGCACCGATGCGGATTGGGTCGTCAAAGTGATCGACGTCTATCCCGCGAACACGGCCGACCCTCAACCGAACCCGGGTGACATCCGCCTGGGAGGTTATCAGCAGTTGGTTCGCGCCGAGATCATGCGCGGAAAGTTTCGCGAGAGCCTGGAGCAGCCGCAACCGTTCGCGCCGCACGAACCGACCACGGTCAAGTTCACGCTGCCGGACGTTTATCATACGTTTCGCCACGGACACAAAATCATGGTGCAGGTGCAAAGTAGTTGGTTTCCGCTGGTCGACCGCAATCCGCAAACGTTCGTCGATATTTACCAAGCGAAAGAGTCCGATTTTCGTAAAAGCGTGCAGCGCGTTTATCGTTCGCGAATGTTATCCTCACGGCTGTCCGCCACGCGAATTCCTTAG
- a CDS encoding DUF1552 domain-containing protein, with translation MKWSAAVCSETNSRIRSLFVRRSSQVEPGENAVKIPRRTFLRSTGVAVALPLLDAMQPRVRAANEAAKPKRRMVCINTPLGLHPANFFPEQAGRDYKLSPYLEVLKEFRDDFTVVSGLSHPDVGPSHDSNQSFLTAAPHPERRAGFRNTISLDQFAAEHLLGETRFSSLTLSCEGVGLGWTRSGAPVPAEAWPTSVFTKLFLEGRPDEVAAQARRLQDGKSVLDAVREQARRLHPALGSDDREKLNEYFTSVCELEQRLAQAEAWSKRPKPKVEAKPPQNVVNSTDLIGKNRVWFDLMHLAIQTDSSRLLTLQLLGTSGVPPIAGVSQGHHDLSHHGKDPAKIAQLRTLELEKMKTLRDFFAQLKQTREEGESLLDRTMIFFSSNLADASKHSVKNMPVLLAGGGFKHGQHLAFDENKNPPLCNLYVSMLQRMGIEADKFASSTGTLTGLEAGT, from the coding sequence ATGAAGTGGTCCGCAGCAGTCTGTTCGGAAACAAATAGCCGTATACGTTCGTTATTCGTTCGTCGTTCGTCGCAGGTCGAACCAGGAGAGAATGCCGTGAAGATTCCTCGTCGCACGTTCTTGCGAAGCACCGGAGTAGCCGTCGCGCTCCCTTTGTTAGACGCGATGCAGCCGCGCGTCCGCGCCGCGAACGAGGCGGCCAAGCCGAAGCGGCGCATGGTCTGCATCAACACGCCGCTCGGCCTCCATCCGGCGAACTTCTTCCCGGAGCAGGCGGGCCGCGACTACAAATTGTCGCCCTACCTCGAAGTGCTTAAGGAGTTTCGCGACGACTTCACCGTCGTCTCCGGCTTGTCGCATCCCGACGTCGGGCCGAGCCACGACTCGAACCAAAGCTTTCTCACCGCCGCGCCGCATCCCGAACGGCGCGCCGGCTTCCGCAACACGATCTCGCTCGATCAATTCGCGGCCGAACACCTGCTCGGCGAAACGCGGTTCTCGAGTTTGACGTTGTCGTGCGAAGGGGTCGGGCTCGGCTGGACTCGCAGCGGCGCTCCGGTTCCGGCCGAGGCTTGGCCGACGAGTGTGTTTACCAAGCTGTTCCTGGAAGGCCGGCCGGATGAAGTCGCGGCGCAAGCGCGTCGACTGCAAGACGGCAAGAGCGTGCTCGACGCCGTGCGCGAGCAAGCCCGTCGGCTGCATCCTGCGCTCGGCTCCGACGACCGCGAGAAGCTCAACGAATACTTCACGAGCGTGTGCGAGCTGGAGCAGCGACTCGCTCAGGCCGAGGCTTGGTCGAAACGACCGAAGCCCAAAGTCGAGGCGAAGCCGCCGCAAAACGTGGTGAACTCGACCGACTTGATCGGAAAGAACCGCGTCTGGTTCGATCTCATGCACCTCGCGATCCAAACCGACTCCAGCCGGTTGCTCACGCTTCAACTACTCGGCACCAGCGGCGTGCCGCCGATCGCGGGAGTCAGCCAAGGCCACCACGATCTCTCGCACCACGGCAAAGACCCGGCGAAGATCGCGCAGCTCCGAACGCTCGAATTGGAAAAGATGAAAACGCTGCGCGACTTCTTCGCACAGTTGAAGCAGACGCGCGAAGAAGGAGAGTCGCTCCTCGACCGGACGATGATCTTCTTCAGCAGCAACCTTGCCGACGCCTCGAAGCATTCGGTGAAGAACATGCCGGTGCTGTTGGCCGGCGGCGGCTTCAAGCATGGGCAGCATCTCGCGTTCGATGAAAACAAGAATCCGCCGCTCTGCAATCTCTATGTGAGCATGCTGCAACGGATGGGAATCGAAGCCGACAAGTTCGCCTCGAGCACCGGCACCCTCACCGGCCTGGAAGCCGGCACGTAA
- a CDS encoding Gfo/Idh/MocA family oxidoreductase has product MSAANSPLRIGVVGLGGNTRLRHVPGLLACGDVAITAVCNRRPESTARAMREFGIPRSYEHWQDLVADPEIDAVVIGTWPYLHCPITVAALDAGKHVLCEARMAMNVAEARQMLAAAQRNPALVAQLVPSPLGLGIDSTVKRLLREGHVGRSYLGELREAVVIATNDALADADAPLHWRQVAELSGVNMLMLGIAQETFSRWVAEPVRVFAQATAFTAERRDPETGTTLLVGTPDSVQVLATLAGGAQAIYHASGITRFGPGAQIHLYGSEGTLRIELTPQERIFGARQGDGALQEFEIPAAERGGWNVEADFVASIRSGRAVAFTDFAAGVRYMEFTEAVARSASTGTSIDMMTDMASEPVA; this is encoded by the coding sequence ATGAGCGCAGCCAACTCGCCGCTACGAATCGGAGTCGTCGGGCTCGGCGGCAATACCCGGCTCCGGCATGTGCCGGGCCTATTGGCTTGCGGCGACGTCGCGATCACGGCGGTTTGCAATCGCCGCCCCGAGTCGACGGCCCGCGCCATGCGCGAGTTCGGCATTCCCCGCTCCTACGAACATTGGCAAGACCTGGTCGCCGATCCGGAAATCGATGCCGTCGTGATCGGCACTTGGCCGTATCTACACTGCCCGATCACGGTCGCAGCGCTCGACGCCGGGAAGCATGTCCTCTGCGAGGCGCGCATGGCGATGAACGTCGCCGAAGCGCGGCAAATGCTGGCCGCCGCTCAGCGCAATCCGGCGCTCGTCGCGCAGCTCGTGCCGAGCCCGCTCGGGCTCGGCATCGACTCCACGGTGAAGCGGCTCTTGCGCGAAGGGCATGTCGGCCGGAGCTATCTCGGCGAATTGCGCGAGGCGGTCGTCATCGCCACGAACGACGCCCTCGCCGATGCCGACGCTCCGCTGCATTGGCGGCAAGTGGCCGAGCTGTCGGGCGTGAACATGCTGATGCTCGGCATCGCGCAGGAAACGTTTTCGCGGTGGGTCGCCGAGCCGGTGCGCGTCTTCGCCCAAGCGACTGCGTTTACGGCCGAACGGCGCGACCCGGAAACAGGCACGACCCTCCTCGTCGGCACTCCGGATAGCGTGCAAGTGTTGGCGACGTTGGCCGGCGGCGCGCAGGCGATCTACCACGCCAGCGGCATCACGCGCTTCGGGCCCGGCGCTCAGATTCATCTCTACGGCAGCGAAGGGACGCTGCGCATCGAGCTTACTCCGCAAGAGCGGATCTTCGGCGCACGACAAGGAGATGGCGCGTTGCAAGAGTTTGAAATCCCGGCCGCGGAGCGCGGCGGCTGGAACGTCGAAGCCGATTTCGTCGCATCGATTCGCTCCGGCCGAGCGGTCGCGTTCACCGACTTCGCCGCCGGCGTGCGCTATATGGAGTTCACCGAAGCGGTAGCGCGGAGCGCATCGACCGGCACGTCCATAGACATGATGACCGACATGGCGAGCGAGCCGGTCGCTTAA